A portion of the Malania oleifera isolate guangnan ecotype guangnan chromosome 3, ASM2987363v1, whole genome shotgun sequence genome contains these proteins:
- the LOC131150251 gene encoding selenium-binding protein 2-like, translating into MATDVVVLDRAEVSPGLDHGCCNVGPGYATPLQAMAGPREALIYVTCVYSGTGRDKPDYLATVDVDPSSPTYSKVIHRLPMPYLGDELHHSGWNSCSSCHGDPSAQRRFLVLPSLISGRIYVIDTQKDPRAPSLHKVVEPADIIQRTGLAYPHTAHCLASGDIMVSCLGDKDGNNDGNGFLLLDSEFNVKGRWEKPGHSPQFGYDFWYQPRHKTMISSSWGAPAAFTKGFNLQHVSDGLYGRHLYVYSWPNGELKQTLDLGNTGLIPLEIRFLHDPSRDTGYVGCALTSNMVRFFKTPDESWSHEVAISVKPLKVQNWILPEMPGLITDFLISLDDRYLYFVNWLHGDVRQYNIEDPKNPVLAGQVWVGGLLQNGSPIVAEAEDGKTYQVDVPQIQGNQLRGGPQMIQLSLDGKRLYVTNSLFSAWDRQFYPQLLDKGSHILQIDVDTERGGLAINPKFFVDFGAEPDGPSLAHEMRYPGGDCTSDIWV; encoded by the exons ATGGCAACAGATGTGGTGGTGTTAGATCGTGCGGAGGTTAGCCCAGGATTGGACCATGGGTGCTGCAATGTGGGACCTGGTTATGCCACCCCACTCCAGGCCATGGCTGGTCCCAGAGAAGCTCTCATCTATGTCACCTGCGTTTACTCTG GAACGGGAAGGGATAAGCCTGACTACCTGGCTACGGTGGATGTAGATCCAAGCTCACCTACTTACTCAAAAGTAATCCACAGACTACCCATGCCATATTTAGGTGATGAACTCCATCATTCTGGTTGGAACTCCTGCAGCTCTTGCCATGGAGATCCATCAGCACAACGTCGTTTTCTTGTGCTGCCTTCATTGAT ATCTGGCCGCATTTATGTTATTGACACACAAAAGGATCCCAGGGCTCCCTCCTTGCATAAGGTTGTTGAGCCAGCAGATATTATCCAGAGGACTGGATTAGCATATCCGCACACAGCCCATTGCCTTGCTTCTGGTGATATAATGGTATCATGCCTTGGAGACAAAGATGGAAATAATGATGGAAATGGATTTCTTCTCCTAGACTCAGAATTCAATGTGAAAGGAAG GTGGGAAAAACCAGGCCACAGTCCGCAATTTGGGTACGATTTCTGGTACCAACCTCGACACAAGACCATGATCAGTTCATCATGGGGTGCTCCTGCAGCCTTTACTAAAGGATTTAACCTTCAGCATGTATCAGATGGTCTATATGGGAGGCACCTCTATGTTTACAGCTGGCCAAATGGTGAACTGAAGCAAACCTTGGATCTTGGTAATACTGGGCTGATACCTTTAGAG ATTAGGTTCCTCCATGATCCTTCAAGAGATACAGGGTATGTTGGGTGTGCTTTAACCAGTAACATGGTGCGATTTTTCAAAACCCCTGACGAGTCATGGAGCCACGAG GTTGCAATTTCTGTGAAGCCATTGAAGGTGCAAAACTGGATTCTCCCTGAAATGCCGGGTCTCATTACTGATTTTCTGATTTCTCTGGATGATCGATATCTTTACTTTGTAAACTGGCTTCATGGGGATGTCAGACAGTATAACATTGAGGACCCAAAAAATCCTGTCTTGGCTGGGCAAGTATGGGTTGGGGGCCTGCTGCAAAATGGAAGCCCTATAGTGGCTGAGGCCGAAGATGGGAAAACGTACCAGGTTGACGTTCCACAGATCCAG GGAAATCAATTGAGAGGGGGACCTCAGATGATCCAGTTGAGTTTGGATGGGAAGCGGCTCTATGTTACCAACTCACTCTTCAGTGCATGGGATCGTCAGTTTTATCCTCAACTCCTGGATAAGGGATCTCACATATTACAGATAGATGTCGACACAGAGAGAGGAGGCCTTGCAATAAACCCCAAGTTTTTTGTCGACTTTGGAGCCGAACCTGATGGCCCTTCCCTAGCCCATGAGATGAGATATCCTGGAGGTGACTGCACTTCTGATATATGGGTTTAA